From Polynucleobacter difficilis, a single genomic window includes:
- a CDS encoding sodium:solute symporter family protein, with amino-acid sequence MLIWFVVIYWVISVGIGLWAAMRVKNTADFAAAGHSLPLPIVTAMVFATWFGSEAVLGIPAEFIKEGLGGVVSDPFGSALCLILVGLFFAKHLYNRRMLTIGDFFREKYGRTVEVLVTLCIVVSYLGWVAAQIKALGLVFHVVSDGAISENLGMMIGAGSVLIYTLFGGMWSVAITDFIQMIVIVIGMLYISGEMTALTGGFTVVVEHAAAAGKFSFWPDMNLVSILGFTAALCTMMLGSIPQQDVFQRISSSKNVNIAVQASILGGVLYFIFAFVPMYLAYSATLIDPGLVERYINTDSQMILPKLVLEHAPVFAQILFFGALLSAIKSCASATLLAPSVSFAENIVRGFYKNLSDQGLLKIMRITVLFFTLAVTLFAMNSELSIFKMVESAYKVTLVAAFVPLAFGIYWSKANSLGGLLAVVFGLTVWIGAEILAPEATLPPQLAGLLASIAGMLLGGLVPRSALR; translated from the coding sequence GTGCTGATTTGGTTTGTTGTCATCTATTGGGTAATCTCCGTTGGCATCGGCCTGTGGGCTGCTATGCGCGTCAAAAATACGGCCGATTTTGCAGCAGCAGGCCATAGCCTCCCCTTGCCGATTGTCACCGCCATGGTTTTTGCTACTTGGTTTGGTTCAGAGGCGGTTTTAGGTATTCCAGCCGAGTTTATTAAAGAGGGTTTGGGCGGGGTCGTCTCTGACCCCTTTGGATCGGCGCTCTGTTTAATCTTAGTGGGCCTTTTTTTTGCCAAGCACCTCTATAACCGCCGGATGCTCACGATCGGTGATTTCTTTCGTGAAAAGTATGGCCGCACAGTCGAGGTCTTGGTTACCTTGTGCATCGTCGTATCCTATTTAGGCTGGGTTGCTGCGCAGATCAAAGCCCTGGGTCTCGTCTTTCATGTTGTGTCGGATGGCGCCATCTCCGAAAACCTCGGCATGATGATTGGTGCCGGCAGTGTTTTGATCTATACCCTGTTTGGTGGCATGTGGTCGGTGGCGATTACCGACTTCATTCAGATGATTGTGATTGTGATTGGGATGCTCTACATCAGTGGGGAGATGACCGCGCTCACGGGTGGATTTACTGTAGTGGTTGAGCATGCGGCTGCGGCCGGCAAGTTCTCTTTTTGGCCCGATATGAATCTGGTCTCCATCCTTGGATTTACAGCGGCGCTGTGCACCATGATGCTGGGCTCGATCCCGCAGCAAGACGTCTTTCAGCGGATTAGCTCGTCCAAGAACGTCAATATTGCTGTGCAGGCGTCGATTTTGGGCGGCGTTTTGTATTTCATCTTTGCGTTTGTGCCAATGTACTTAGCCTATTCGGCAACCTTAATCGATCCCGGTTTGGTAGAGCGCTACATCAATACCGATTCCCAAATGATTTTGCCTAAGTTAGTGCTTGAGCATGCGCCGGTATTTGCCCAAATTCTATTTTTTGGCGCACTGCTCTCGGCCATCAAAAGTTGTGCAAGTGCAACATTATTGGCGCCGTCGGTCAGCTTTGCCGAAAACATCGTGCGCGGGTTTTATAAGAACTTAAGTGATCAAGGTTTGCTAAAAATCATGCGAATTACGGTCCTATTCTTTACCTTGGCCGTGACCTTATTTGCAATGAACTCAGAGCTATCTATCTTTAAGATGGTCGAAAGTGCCTATAAAGTCACTTTAGTTGCTGCATTTGTGCCTCTTGCCTTCGGAATTTACTGGTCGAAGGCCAATTCCTTGGGCGGCCTGCTTGCCGTCGTTTTTGGCTTGACAGTTTGGATTGGGGCTGAGATATTAGCTCCTGAAGCTACTTTACCGCCGCAATTGGCGGGACTCTTAGCCAGCATCGCTGGGATGCTGCTGGGTGGTCTAGTCCCCCGTTCTGCACTGCGTTAA
- a CDS encoding 2-dehydropantoate 2-reductase, whose product MKICVIGGGGAIGGYLAVMLARAGNDVTVVARGATLKAIQERGLALITNEEPEPLHATVTAVEKITDAGKPDIIILAVKAHQVEPVVHDMAAIMGPDTILIPMQNGIPWWYFQKLPGEYQDHSVETVDAGGLIMRTINPNNILGCVVYPATFTQAPGVIRHVEGTRFPIGELDGSVSDRAKMVSELMAAAGFKSPILEDIRAEIWLKLWGNMTFNPISALTHGHLEGICQHPLTKDLARNMMAEAQTIGEKLGVTFRVDIERRIGGAEKVGKHKTSMLQDLEAGRSLEIDALLGSVIELGQITKIPTPCLSTVFALTKVLDENVQASNGSLALPFAAGY is encoded by the coding sequence ATGAAAATCTGTGTGATCGGCGGGGGTGGAGCCATTGGCGGCTACCTAGCTGTCATGTTAGCGAGAGCTGGCAATGATGTAACGGTGGTCGCCCGAGGGGCCACATTAAAAGCAATTCAGGAAAGAGGGCTGGCACTCATTACCAATGAAGAGCCAGAGCCATTGCATGCCACCGTTACTGCGGTTGAAAAGATTACCGATGCCGGTAAGCCCGACATCATTATTTTGGCGGTCAAGGCCCACCAAGTGGAGCCCGTCGTGCACGATATGGCGGCGATCATGGGCCCTGATACGATCTTGATCCCCATGCAAAACGGAATTCCGTGGTGGTACTTTCAAAAACTGCCCGGCGAGTATCAAGACCATTCGGTTGAGACAGTGGATGCGGGCGGCCTCATCATGCGCACGATCAATCCCAACAACATTCTGGGTTGCGTGGTGTATCCCGCTACATTTACCCAAGCCCCTGGCGTGATTCGCCATGTGGAAGGAACGCGCTTCCCAATTGGTGAGCTCGATGGCTCGGTATCCGATCGCGCAAAGATGGTTTCCGAGTTAATGGCGGCTGCTGGTTTTAAGTCACCGATTCTGGAAGATATCCGTGCCGAGATTTGGCTCAAACTTTGGGGCAATATGACCTTCAATCCGATCAGCGCCTTAACGCATGGTCACCTCGAAGGAATTTGCCAGCATCCGCTCACCAAAGATCTAGCGCGCAATATGATGGCCGAGGCGCAAACCATTGGAGAGAAGTTGGGCGTTACGTTCCGGGTTGATATTGAGCGCCGCATTGGTGGTGCTGAAAAAGTCGGCAAACATAAAACATCCATGCTGCAGGATTTAGAAGCCGGTCGTTCACTCGAGATTGATGCCTTGCTCGGTTCAGTTATTGAGCTGGGTCAGATCACCAAGATCCCAACACCATGCCTTAGTACGGTTTTTGCATTAACCAAAGTGCTGGATGAAAACGTCCAGGCATCCAATGGCAGTTTGGCTTTGCCATTTGCTGCGGGATATTAA
- a CDS encoding fumarylacetoacetate hydrolase family protein, with protein MTQWVRYQHQGQIGFGQIQNDQITVYSGDLFCNPTPTGATLKLSDVVIDIPCVPTKMVALVDNFHALVTKLEHAVPAEPLYFLKSNSSFLAANQTIRMPKSYSGKVVYEGELGIVIGRRCQGISEAEAASTIFGYTCINDVTAIEILNRDPGYAQWTRSKSFDTFGAFGPYITTGIDPSQLHIKTILNDQERQNYPVADMIFQPAKLVSLISQDITLEVGDIIACGTSVGVGSMKPGSKVSIVIDGVGQLDNTFE; from the coding sequence ATGACGCAATGGGTACGCTATCAGCACCAAGGTCAAATTGGCTTTGGGCAAATTCAAAACGATCAAATTACGGTGTACAGCGGCGATTTGTTTTGCAATCCCACACCAACCGGCGCTACGCTAAAGCTCTCCGATGTCGTGATTGATATTCCTTGCGTGCCAACGAAGATGGTTGCGCTGGTTGATAACTTCCATGCCCTGGTGACCAAGCTTGAGCATGCAGTACCAGCAGAACCACTGTATTTCTTGAAATCCAATAGCTCATTTCTGGCTGCCAACCAAACCATTCGTATGCCCAAGTCCTACTCCGGCAAAGTGGTGTATGAAGGGGAGCTCGGTATCGTGATTGGGCGGCGCTGCCAAGGTATTAGTGAAGCCGAAGCCGCCTCTACCATCTTTGGCTACACCTGCATTAATGACGTCACCGCCATTGAAATCCTCAACCGTGATCCCGGCTATGCCCAGTGGACGCGCTCGAAGAGCTTCGACACCTTTGGCGCCTTTGGCCCCTACATCACTACTGGCATCGACCCAAGCCAGTTGCACATTAAAACGATCTTGAACGATCAAGAGCGCCAGAATTATCCAGTTGCCGATATGATTTTCCAACCCGCCAAATTGGTGAGCTTGATTTCCCAAGACATCACTCTAGAGGTGGGTGACATCATTGCCTGCGGCACCTCAGTAGGTGTTGGCTCAATGAAGCCTGGCAGCAAGGTCAGCATTGTGATTGATGGCGTTGGACAGCTCGACAACACCTTCGAGTAA
- a CDS encoding glycine reductase, which translates to MSQPATPAEIRFAPEFDQPVRYMMRTRSYYLGLGYENPYVWAHYIDAPFTPLKKPLSVARLALVTTAAPYQADKGPQGAGAAYNANAKFYEPYAGSMSSKPDLRIAHVGIDRKHANMSDSECWFPYEAAQAAQQSGRIAALSPRFYGLPSNRSQRHTLEIDAPAIIALCQADAVDVAVLIPNCPICHQSQSLLARALESTGISTIVMASAKDIVEYCGVPRMLFSDFPLGNAAARPHDPESRAINFELALRLLESAVGPRTTMQSPLIWSDDPSWKLDYSNIERLSPQEVARLKAEAEVARETAKALRLKTVGK; encoded by the coding sequence ATGTCCCAGCCAGCGACCCCAGCTGAAATCCGTTTTGCCCCGGAATTCGATCAACCCGTGCGTTACATGATGCGCACCCGCAGCTACTATTTGGGCTTAGGCTATGAAAATCCCTATGTTTGGGCGCATTACATCGACGCACCATTTACACCACTCAAGAAACCACTAAGCGTAGCCAGGTTGGCCTTGGTGACAACGGCAGCGCCTTATCAGGCAGATAAGGGTCCGCAAGGTGCAGGCGCAGCATACAACGCGAATGCAAAGTTTTATGAGCCTTATGCGGGATCCATGAGCAGTAAGCCGGATTTACGCATCGCGCATGTTGGGATTGATCGCAAGCACGCCAATATGAGCGATAGCGAATGCTGGTTTCCGTATGAGGCGGCGCAGGCCGCACAGCAATCGGGCCGAATTGCAGCGCTCTCGCCCCGTTTTTATGGATTACCCAGTAATCGTAGCCAGCGTCACACCCTCGAGATCGATGCGCCCGCCATCATTGCACTCTGCCAAGCAGATGCGGTCGATGTTGCGGTATTAATCCCGAACTGTCCGATCTGCCATCAATCCCAAAGTCTGTTGGCCAGAGCTTTAGAGTCTACAGGGATCTCCACTATCGTGATGGCGAGCGCAAAAGACATTGTTGAGTACTGCGGGGTGCCGCGCATGCTGTTTAGCGATTTTCCGCTGGGCAATGCTGCGGCAAGACCACATGATCCAGAGTCACGCGCAATTAATTTTGAGTTGGCATTGCGTTTATTAGAGTCGGCAGTTGGACCACGAACCACGATGCAGTCGCCGCTCATCTGGAGTGATGATCCAAGCTGGAAGCTCGACTATTCGAATATTGAGCGCTTGTCCCCGCAAGAGGTGGCACGTTTGAAAGCGGAGGCGGAGGTGGCACGTGAAACAGCCAAAGCCTTGCGATTAAAAACGGTGGGCAAGTAA
- a CDS encoding polyprenyl synthetase family protein, with amino-acid sequence MSTTVKTTDLAAILAPIAPDLKALDEVIKRRLTSEVALIDQISGYIIQSGGKRVRPALLILVAKALSSGREIPHVLDLAAVVEFIHTATLLHDDVVDESTLRRGRETANAAFGNAASVLVGDFLYSRAFQMMVAPNDIRIMQILSDATNTIAEGEVLQLLNMNDPEVDESSYLQVIRYKTAKLFEASSELGAILAGASNSERELAAAFGRHIGTAFQLMDDLLDYTASPEQMGKNAGDDLREGKPTLPLIYLLEKGNTEEQLLVRAAITQNTDLPEDVFEQILAAVQCSGALEYTQLAAKREADLALGNIKAFPKNAATDSLIALCEYSLARQM; translated from the coding sequence ATGAGTACCACTGTCAAAACTACTGATCTGGCTGCCATTTTGGCCCCAATAGCCCCTGATTTAAAGGCTCTAGACGAGGTTATTAAGCGCCGTTTGACCTCTGAAGTGGCCTTAATTGACCAGATTTCGGGCTATATCATCCAATCCGGCGGGAAAAGGGTACGTCCCGCCCTGTTAATTTTGGTCGCAAAAGCCCTCTCCAGCGGCCGAGAAATCCCCCATGTGCTGGATTTAGCCGCTGTTGTCGAGTTTATCCATACCGCCACCCTCTTACACGACGATGTGGTCGATGAATCCACCCTGCGCCGAGGGCGTGAGACTGCCAATGCGGCCTTTGGCAACGCTGCCAGCGTGCTCGTCGGGGATTTCTTGTATTCCAGGGCATTCCAAATGATGGTGGCCCCCAATGACATTCGGATCATGCAGATTCTGTCGGATGCCACCAATACGATTGCTGAGGGCGAGGTATTGCAGCTCCTCAATATGAATGACCCTGAGGTGGACGAGTCCAGCTACCTGCAAGTGATTCGCTATAAAACGGCCAAATTGTTTGAGGCTTCCAGTGAGCTGGGTGCTATTTTGGCGGGTGCGAGCAATAGTGAGCGAGAGCTTGCCGCGGCTTTTGGTCGTCACATCGGCACCGCATTTCAGCTGATGGATGATTTACTGGACTACACCGCTAGCCCTGAACAAATGGGTAAAAATGCCGGAGACGATCTGCGCGAAGGAAAACCAACCCTCCCACTGATTTACTTATTGGAAAAGGGCAATACGGAAGAGCAGCTCTTAGTGCGCGCAGCCATCACCCAAAATACCGATCTTCCGGAAGATGTATTTGAGCAAATACTGGCTGCGGTACAGTGCTCTGGCGCCCTGGAATACACCCAACTAGCTGCCAAACGCGAAGCGGACCTTGCGCTCGGGAATATCAAAGCATTCCCCAAGAATGCCGCGACAGACTCCTTGATTGCGCTCTGCGAATACTCCCTTGCAAGGCAAATGTAG
- the rplU gene encoding 50S ribosomal protein L21, with protein sequence MYAVIKTGGKQYKVAAGEKLKIEQIPADIGSEITLDQVLAVGEGASLKLGDPLVNGAAVMATVISQGRHDKVKIFKMRRRKHYQKHQGHRQNFTEILINTIKA encoded by the coding sequence ATGTACGCGGTCATAAAAACCGGTGGCAAACAGTATAAAGTTGCTGCTGGTGAAAAATTGAAAATAGAACAGATACCAGCGGATATCGGCAGCGAAATTACCTTAGACCAAGTTCTTGCCGTAGGCGAGGGCGCTTCACTCAAGTTGGGTGATCCACTGGTTAATGGTGCCGCTGTGATGGCCACTGTCATCTCCCAAGGACGTCACGACAAAGTGAAAATCTTTAAGATGCGCCGGCGCAAGCACTATCAAAAGCACCAGGGTCATCGTCAGAATTTCACTGAAATTTTGATTAATACGATCAAGGCCTAG
- the rpmA gene encoding 50S ribosomal protein L27 produces MAQKKGGGSTRNGRDSESKRLGVKVFGGEHINAGSIIIRQRGTKVHPGANVGIGKDHTLFALIDGQVQFGIKGALNKAQVSVLPRS; encoded by the coding sequence ATGGCACAGAAAAAAGGCGGCGGCTCGACACGAAATGGCCGCGACTCAGAATCGAAACGCTTAGGCGTGAAGGTATTTGGCGGCGAGCACATCAATGCTGGCAGCATCATTATTCGTCAACGTGGTACCAAGGTCCATCCTGGTGCAAACGTGGGTATTGGTAAAGACCACACTTTATTTGCATTAATCGATGGTCAAGTGCAGTTTGGTATCAAAGGCGCCTTGAATAAGGCCCAAGTTTCGGTATTGCCTCGTTCATAA
- the obgE gene encoding GTPase ObgE, translated as MKFIDEARIEVIAGDGGAGSASMRREKFIEFGGPDGGDGGRGGSVYAVADRNINTLIDYRYAKTHTAKNGEPGRGADCYGRAGVDIELRMPVGTIISDFETGDLIADLTTHGERLCLAEGGVGGWGNIHFKSSTNRAPRQKTNGKPGDRRKLKLELKVLADVGLLGMPNAGKSTLITAVSNARPKIADYPFTTLHPNLGVVRIGQERSFVIADIPGLIEGAAEGAGLGHRFLRHLQRTGVLLHMVDLAPFDEGVDNVADAKAIVNELHKYDEALAEKPRWLVLNKIDMIPEDERAAKVKDFIKRFKWKGPVFEISALTGLGCEKLCYALQDYLDSVRREHDAAEERAIDPRYQGNDDERARKVMDAED; from the coding sequence ATGAAATTTATTGATGAAGCTCGAATCGAAGTAATTGCTGGCGATGGTGGCGCCGGTAGCGCTTCCATGCGCCGCGAAAAGTTCATCGAGTTCGGTGGACCCGATGGTGGTGATGGTGGGCGCGGCGGCAGTGTCTATGCAGTTGCCGATCGCAACATCAATACCTTGATTGATTACCGCTATGCCAAAACCCATACCGCCAAAAATGGCGAGCCGGGGCGAGGTGCCGATTGCTATGGCAGGGCGGGTGTTGATATTGAATTGCGTATGCCGGTCGGTACCATCATTTCTGATTTTGAAACCGGCGATCTGATTGCTGATCTGACAACGCATGGTGAACGCCTATGCTTGGCTGAAGGCGGTGTCGGCGGCTGGGGCAACATTCACTTTAAGAGCAGTACGAATCGCGCGCCACGGCAAAAGACTAATGGCAAACCAGGAGACCGTCGCAAGCTCAAACTCGAGTTAAAGGTGCTGGCTGATGTGGGTTTGCTGGGCATGCCTAATGCCGGTAAATCCACCCTGATTACTGCGGTATCCAATGCCAGACCCAAAATTGCCGATTACCCGTTCACGACCTTGCATCCCAATTTAGGTGTGGTGCGCATTGGGCAAGAACGTAGCTTTGTGATTGCCGACATTCCGGGTTTGATTGAGGGCGCAGCAGAGGGCGCTGGTTTAGGCCATCGATTCTTACGCCACTTACAGCGTACCGGTGTTTTGTTGCACATGGTTGATCTGGCGCCTTTTGATGAGGGCGTTGATAACGTTGCCGATGCAAAAGCGATCGTCAACGAATTGCATAAATACGATGAGGCTTTGGCTGAAAAGCCACGTTGGTTGGTGCTCAATAAGATCGACATGATCCCAGAGGATGAGCGCGCCGCAAAGGTAAAAGACTTCATTAAGCGCTTTAAATGGAAAGGCCCAGTCTTTGAGATTTCGGCTTTGACTGGGCTGGGTTGTGAAAAGCTCTGCTACGCCTTACAAGATTATTTAGACTCGGTACGCCGTGAGCATGATGCGGCAGAGGAGCGTGCAATCGATCCGCGTTATCAAGGTAATGATGATGAGCGGGCACGTAAAGTGATGGATGCTGAAGATTAA
- a CDS encoding CNP1-like family protein: protein MHTPPLTHRRLFAYASCLLVSASFIACSGDPMISGVDPYAPTVFKEGNTSMPLVAPNPKTLLPFYVSETTIFKFAIDTQSILIGNDGVTRYMVQITSPSGSKQTQYEGIRCDSYQVRLYGTYEANGSWRKNPLGSWSKISDNIPNRYQAALAQGAICNLSSQEKSLKTVIRSLNPNSFIGGNQLPDYPN, encoded by the coding sequence ATGCATACCCCTCCTTTGACGCATCGCCGGTTATTCGCCTATGCGAGCTGCTTACTGGTTTCGGCAAGCTTTATTGCTTGCTCTGGCGACCCAATGATCAGCGGCGTTGATCCCTACGCCCCTACGGTTTTTAAGGAAGGCAATACTAGCATGCCGCTGGTTGCGCCAAACCCCAAAACCCTACTGCCTTTTTATGTTTCTGAAACCACGATATTTAAGTTTGCAATCGATACCCAATCCATTTTGATTGGTAATGATGGTGTAACGCGCTATATGGTGCAAATCACGAGTCCAAGCGGATCCAAGCAAACCCAATACGAAGGCATTCGCTGTGATTCCTATCAAGTCCGTCTTTACGGCACGTATGAGGCCAATGGGAGCTGGCGGAAAAATCCCTTAGGTAGCTGGTCTAAGATTAGCGATAACATTCCGAATCGCTATCAGGCTGCTTTAGCGCAGGGCGCCATTTGTAATTTATCGAGTCAAGAGAAAAGCCTAAAGACCGTCATCCGATCACTAAACCCCAATAGCTTTATTGGCGGCAATCAATTGCCCGACTATCCCAATTGA
- a CDS encoding RNA pyrophosphohydrolase — MLDREGYRPNVGIVLLNGANEVFWGKRVGQHSWQFPQGGIQHGESPEEAMYRELHEEVGLLPEHVQIIGRTRDWLRYDVPEEFLRRQTASRMQRASYRGQKQIWFLLRLTGQDSDIHLRATEHPEFDAWRWHPYWIELDSVVDFKREVYELALSELARYLTRNLKLQQLVWGSPLELTQHVRRHDSDAPPN; from the coding sequence ATGCTCGACCGCGAAGGGTATCGACCCAATGTCGGCATTGTCCTCCTTAACGGCGCTAACGAGGTTTTCTGGGGAAAACGCGTTGGACAGCATTCGTGGCAGTTCCCGCAAGGCGGGATTCAGCATGGTGAAAGCCCAGAAGAAGCCATGTACCGCGAATTGCACGAAGAGGTTGGCTTGCTGCCGGAACATGTCCAGATCATTGGACGCACCAGGGACTGGCTTCGCTATGATGTCCCGGAGGAGTTCTTGCGCCGTCAAACCGCCAGTCGGATGCAACGGGCCAGCTACCGCGGTCAAAAGCAAATTTGGTTTTTACTGCGCCTGACCGGGCAGGACAGCGACATTCACCTGCGGGCAACCGAGCATCCTGAGTTCGATGCCTGGCGCTGGCACCCCTATTGGATTGAGCTCGATTCCGTCGTGGATTTTAAGCGCGAGGTATATGAGTTAGCCTTATCTGAACTGGCGCGCTACCTGACCCGCAATCTGAAATTACAGCAACTGGTTTGGGGTTCACCGCTCGAGCTCACACAGCATGTTCGGCGCCATGACTCAGACGCTCCACCCAACTAA
- a CDS encoding proline--tRNA ligase, whose product MKATQTFLATLKEAPSDAEVVSHQLMVRAGLIRKLSAGIYNYLPLGLKVIRKVENIIREEMNRGGAIELLMPMIQPAELWQETGRWEKMGPELLRIKDRHERDFLIQPTSEEVVTDLARNEIRSYKQLPVNFYQIQTKFRDERRPRFGIMRGREFSMKDAYSFDRDTAGLKQSYQLMFDAYTRIFERMGLVFRAVTADNGAIGGSGSQEFHVIADTGEDAIVYCPNSDYAANLEAAESLSLIPARAAPSAAIQKVATPDQTRCDQVAQFLSLPIEQTVKTLVFAVDQEKGPAKLFMLLLRGDHELNEIKLSKIPGLAESRFASEAEIAAACNASPGSLGPVGVRSDVVVIADRTVANMSNFVCGANATGFHLTGVNWGRDLPLPQVADIRNAVAGDPSPDGKGVVEICRGIEVGHVFQLGTRYSEAMRCTFLDENGKAQPMVMGCYGIGVTRLLGAAIEQGHDDRGIVWPISMAPFEVVICPVGYDKSDSVKVEADALHDALLAAGIDVVLDNRGERPGAMFADWELIGVPYRVVIGERGLKDGQVEFQGRTESAAQNIPLASIKDHVIAAVQTAKQ is encoded by the coding sequence ATGAAAGCCACACAAACCTTTCTCGCGACCCTCAAGGAAGCCCCCTCCGACGCTGAGGTGGTTTCGCATCAGCTCATGGTGCGTGCTGGCTTAATCCGTAAGTTAAGTGCCGGAATTTATAACTACTTGCCACTGGGTTTAAAGGTCATTCGCAAGGTCGAAAATATCATTCGCGAAGAAATGAATCGGGGAGGCGCGATTGAACTCCTCATGCCCATGATTCAGCCAGCAGAGCTATGGCAAGAAACCGGCCGCTGGGAAAAGATGGGCCCTGAACTACTCCGAATTAAAGACCGACATGAGCGCGATTTTTTAATTCAGCCTACTTCCGAAGAGGTAGTGACCGATTTAGCCCGCAATGAAATTAGAAGTTATAAGCAGTTGCCAGTGAACTTCTATCAAATTCAGACGAAGTTTCGCGATGAGCGCCGTCCGCGTTTTGGCATCATGCGTGGCCGTGAGTTCAGCATGAAGGACGCCTATTCGTTTGATCGGGATACTGCTGGCCTCAAGCAGTCGTATCAATTGATGTTCGATGCCTATACCCGTATTTTTGAGCGTATGGGTTTGGTGTTTAGGGCTGTTACCGCCGACAACGGTGCGATTGGTGGCTCAGGTAGCCAAGAATTTCATGTGATTGCCGATACCGGTGAAGATGCGATTGTGTATTGCCCCAACTCCGATTACGCTGCCAATTTAGAGGCGGCGGAATCACTCTCATTGATACCCGCTCGCGCTGCTCCAAGCGCCGCTATTCAAAAAGTGGCAACACCCGATCAAACCCGCTGCGATCAAGTGGCGCAGTTTTTGTCTCTTCCGATTGAGCAAACCGTGAAGACCCTGGTTTTTGCAGTAGACCAAGAGAAAGGCCCTGCCAAACTCTTCATGCTTTTGCTCCGCGGTGATCACGAATTAAATGAAATCAAGCTCAGTAAAATTCCTGGTCTAGCCGAATCCCGTTTTGCCAGCGAGGCAGAGATCGCCGCCGCATGCAATGCGAGTCCGGGCTCCTTAGGCCCAGTGGGTGTGCGCTCCGATGTCGTCGTCATTGCCGATCGCACCGTAGCCAATATGAGTAACTTTGTCTGCGGAGCTAACGCGACTGGATTCCATTTGACGGGTGTGAACTGGGGGCGTGACTTACCCTTGCCGCAGGTTGCTGACATCCGCAATGCCGTCGCTGGTGATCCGTCGCCGGATGGCAAAGGGGTTGTCGAAATTTGCCGCGGCATTGAAGTGGGGCATGTCTTTCAACTGGGTACCCGCTACTCTGAAGCAATGCGTTGCACCTTTTTGGATGAGAACGGCAAAGCGCAACCCATGGTGATGGGTTGTTATGGGATTGGCGTAACGCGTTTACTTGGCGCGGCGATCGAACAGGGTCACGATGATCGGGGTATCGTATGGCCGATTTCGATGGCGCCATTTGAGGTCGTTATTTGCCCGGTGGGTTACGACAAGTCGGATTCTGTGAAGGTGGAAGCCGATGCCTTACACGACGCACTTCTGGCTGCGGGCATTGACGTGGTGCTGGATAACCGTGGCGAGCGCCCAGGCGCGATGTTTGCCGACTGGGAGTTAATCGGCGTACCCTACCGCGTGGTGATTGGTGAGCGCGGACTAAAAGACGGGCAGGTGGAGTTTCAAGGTCGCACCGAAAGTGCTGCGCAAAACATTCCGCTTGCCTCGATCAAGGATCACGTCATCGCTGCTGTTCAAACGGCCAAGCAGTAG